In the Danaus plexippus chromosome 4, MEX_DaPlex, whole genome shotgun sequence genome, one interval contains:
- the LOC133319685 gene encoding ubiquitin thioesterase otubain-like, whose amino-acid sequence MSKLSPLFLLNLKMADDASSSSACTGNLIENSVNQDELIMKQQREIEKEISESIPLVGDLEELSSLEKEYNEDPVYMLKIKDLASKYKSIRRTRPDGNCFFRAFSYGYLEHLLTDKKEYDKFYEIAKNSKEILVALGFPQFTVEDFYETFMEVVQRVGEQAGGAPDELGSIREELHDKFNKQGYSDYIVVYLRLITSGQLQTQHDFYQNFIEGPRTVTEFCRQEVEPMYKESDHIHIIALSNALNVGVRVKYMDRGEGSQVIAHDFPEGSSPLVHLLYRPGHYDILYA is encoded by the exons ATGTCAAAACTGTcacctttatttttattaaatttgaaaatggcGGACGATGCATCGAGTAGTAGTGCGTGTACcggtaatttaattgaaaattcagTAAATCAAgatgaattaataatgaaacaacAACGTGAAATAGAAAAAGAG ATATCCGAGAGTATACCGCTCGTCGGCGATCTCGAGGAGCTGTCCTCACTAGAAAAAGAATATAACGAAGATCCCGTGTATATGCTGAAAATTAAAGATCTCGCGtccaaatataaatctattagaAGAACTCGTCCGGACGGCAATTGCTTTTTTCGGGCTTTTTCTTACGGGTATTTAGAGCACCTACTCACTGATAAAAAAGAATacgataaattttatgaaatagctAAGAATTCAAAAGAAATACTGGTCGCTTTAGGATTCCCTCAGTTCACTGTAGAGGATTTCTATGAAACG tttATGGAAGTTGTACAAAGAGTGGGTGAGCAGGCAGGGGGAGCCCCAGACGAGCTCGGCTCCATCAGAGAGGAACTTCATGACAAATTTAATAAGCAGGGCTACTCGGACTACATAGTTGTTTATTTGCGCCTCATTACCTCAGGACAGCTGCAAACCCAGCATGATTTCTACCAGAATTTCATAGAAGGTCCCCGTACAGTCACAGAATTTTGTCGACAG GAAGTGGAGCCGATGTACAAAGAGTCTGACCACATTCACATCATCGCCTTGAGTAACGCATTAAATGTTGGTGTTCGAGTCAAGTATATGGACAGGGGGGAAGGCAGTCAG GTGATCGCCCACGACTTCCCCGAGGGCTCGTCTCCGCTGGTCCACCTGCTATACCGGCCTGGACACTATGATATCCTCTACGCGTGA